The Mercurialis annua linkage group LG7, ddMerAnnu1.2, whole genome shotgun sequence genome includes the window ATACCATTTTTGTTCTCTGGTTAGGTTAGAATATATGTAATTAGTTGAAGAAATGTAGTAAACTACCGCATAGCGCTATCTGAAATGACCAGATATAATGTCCTAACCTCTTAGATGGATTCTGTTTATGTTTCTGAGGTTTGATACATGCTAATTCTGAACAGGAACTTCAGAAGATATTTGAAGTTTTCATGGGGCAATTTCGGCAACTTTTTGGTCTCAAATCTGGTAGTATTTATGTTGGTGCATACGGCAGTTACAACCTCTTATCTAGTGAAAGGGGCTTCACACAATGGTATGCAAACATTCTTTGCGCACATCTAATTTAGGGTATGAAGCACTGTCTCTGACagtgtaaatttttatttaccaAATAAGCTCATCTACAGGAATGATTTGCCACATTGCAAGCTAATAGTTGCTGTTAAAGTCCATCTTTTTGCCAGATATTAAAAACTTCATTTAGTTGATTCAGAGGATGCATTGCATTATATCACCATCACAATAGGTTTCTTATATTCCTCTGACACCATTACAGAACACCTTACATTGTTAAGGTCGTTTTAACACCAAGTCTTCTTTCAAAGTAAATTTTGTATAAACTTGAAGCTAAAAGTCCTCACTGTTTCATCCTGTCAAAATATCATATCATAGGTCCCAACGTATTCATAAAGAACAACCGCTATTCTTAAGGCTACATATTTTCTCCACTGTAGTCCAAATTTTCATTGACAAATAGGTTGCTTAACCTGCTTTATTGAGAATATAGAAACCAATGCTTAACCTgctttattaaaaatagagaaATCAAAGTGCTTGGTATCTGAAAAAAGCTTTGAATATTACAGACATGCCATTTTATTTGGAAATAAGGGTTTTCTCTTGTCTTCCTTTTGTGCTTGTCAATTTCGACAGCCTAACAGCCTGTATAATCCCTTGAAATTTCATAGTTTGATTAAATGGCTTCAAGATCTTAAAGCTAAAAAGTAATATAGAGGATCATCATGTAGGGAACTGGATGTCTTGTCAAGGCAGCATACTTATTTTAATCTTCACTCAAGCGCTACAACACTTGGATCTCTGTCTAGATTGGTGAGTTGGGAAATTACTAATCAAGCCACCCTAATCTATTTAGATCCTTTGATGAAATTTAATAAGGTTCTCTCTGCAGGTTCAATCTTTACCTAGAATGATCATTACGGATGAGATAGGAAAGCAGGTTAGTTGTCAAGATGAATATTCTCTCTTTTGCGTATTTGACCAGCTCAAACCAGCAATTGCTGGTGGCCGTTTTACGTCCTAATTGAGAGTTTAGAGGAATACGGAACTTCTCTCTTCCTTATTCTTCCGTTTCCAGTTTCTCCATATGTTGAACTTCTTATAAATTACAAAAGATGAAACTGATCCTTCTAAAACAGtggatacttttttttttccggaAGAAACAGTGGATACCTTACTTAAGCGAGAATAGTTCTATTTACAGCAGATTATCATATTCTTTTGTCCTTTCCAATGCCCACGTTCACAGCATATTTTCTGTTCTAGGTTGCTGAATCATGTGGTCATCACTAATTAGCGATTATACCAGCTCAATATTGTTCTTTCTAAATTCTTTAACATCTATGAGCAGGTAACATTCTCACTTGAATCAGCAAAACTAGCTCAAAGCAATGCCTCTCTTGGAGTTTATGATGCCTCAGCTGGTGTGTTCCtgatactttaatttttaaatttcgtTGCAGCTTTGAATGGAAGTATTGTATCTGAATTTTGAATGCATAGCAAGGTAAACTAATTGAACTTGTTTGTTGCCAGTTTCCTCTAGGCAGGCGAGATCTTTGGCAGAGGATGCTTTTTTCCACCCTTCTATTATGTCTGTCAGCTACTACTCATTTGAACATTGTTTTGCTGTCTACTCGGTATGTTTTACAAGAAATGTCATTGTTAATTTGTAGGCTTAAATGCAATCATGTCGTGAACTATGACTGGGTTTGTAATTTcaacacaaacttttaatttttgcaatttgaaacACATCTTAGTACAATTCGAATCGCTGACTGAAAATCCAATCAATCCATGTTGATGTGGAACGCCAAAACCCAAAAACAAAAGGCATAGTGAGATGGGTTCCAACGTCCAAATCAGCACAGACCAATTGAATTTTCAATCAGTGATTCGaatcataataaaaatgaaaatttatgttATGAATTACAGATATTAATAGTATGGAGATTGTAAAACATGCTATAGTTTAAACTTTATTCacactttaccctaatttgtaTGATAAGAACCCCTAAAAATATGCACATTGAATGCCCATAGTTTTGTAGCTTTGATATAGATGAGTTATCTGCATAATGTGGCAACTTTTGACCATTGGCATCTGTGAAAATGTAAAGCTAGTTAAGAAGATTCATGTCAAGAATCTTATGTTTTCGCCAATCTCATATTTCATATATgctattttgattttaaaagcatGCGTATGAGCATAAAAGAGGGTCGTAGGAGGTTGTGATAGAGAAAATTGTTATAGCTACGAAAATGTTCTCACATATCTGTTACTGTGCTTGTGTTTGAACAGCCATTCTTCCTTCCAGTTACAATGCATGTTGTGCTTGCAGCAGTAAGAGAATTGAGTAGATACAAGAAAGAAAATGCCAAGTACTTGTTTTGGAAAGCTAAAGGAGAGCCAGCACTATAGCAAGTCCCTTAGAGATAGTATAACGATGACAGAAGAAATTTTGTCCAAAGGAACTGCATTTaggataatattttttgtttccaTTTTTGGCAGCTCATTAGCTTGTATACATCATGTCGAAAGTTCTCGGGTTCAAAATTCGCGCTGTTTCCTTGCTTTATTATGCCTATGAAGTAATCATTTTATCTCAATTACACCATCTCTTGAAAAGGTAAGGAAATAAAATTGGCAATTTGGCCAATAGAATGAACTTTATACACTGGCTGATGATAAACCAAAATATTATATCACCAGTCATGATTTGAGCAGAAACTAAGCACTATAgccataaaattttaagaaaaatcaGAGAATGGAATAcacgtttcaaaacatttcaaatacttctCAAAGTACTTCAAAGCTTAATGCAGCTTGATTAAAACTGACAAGTTAAAACACTGCAGATCAGATCTAcattaacaaatgaaaatgaaCACTAAACCGTACTTCTCAAACTCCCACGTGACACCTAGAAATCATACAATTTAGCAAGTATGCAGAAAAACTGAATTTGCGAACTTTATTTTATGAGCGTCACTGCAGAATTAGCTCCCCGATGGCCAACTTAATTATTAAGCTGTGGCGCTGTGCTATTTCATTTCCAGTCTAAAGCAGCTCATAAAAGAGACCCCAGCAATATCCATCAAGAGGCGAACAAACAAAGTAATGATTTCATTAATCTGAATTTTCAACAATTGCCCAACAAAAATTAGGAAAAAGAGAACAAGGATGAACCTAACCTTGGTGCAAGCTAATTTTCATACCAGTTTCATATATTTTGAGCCAGTCAGGCCATAAGGACAAAACAGGAGGCCAAATTTTTACATCCAGGCATACATCAATTTAAACGCAATCCTGCTAATTCAACTGTCAAACCAATAAAACATGCAGCCGCCACTTTCCTCCCTGATTCTAGCCTTTTGATTCCAATGCTAAAAGTATCTTCTTTCTTGGACCCTGAAATCACCAAAAGCTAATCAGCCATGGAATCTCCAGGATAGAAAACAAAAGCCAGAATCCACTATGTTTTGCATCCTATAATATGTACAAGTTATGGACTGGATATCATGGAAAGAATAAGACCAAGTAGTACAACATTCCGGCAAAAAAGTAGTTCAACATTAAGTCTTCCAAATTTCTAGCACCCGAGACATAAAAATGGACAAGTAATACACACATTATGGATCATTGGACTGAGATCCGTCTTCTTGTCAAAGTGCATGAAAGCAGGTGGGAAAAAACAATGGAGTGCAAAGAGAAACAACAGAGTACTACTTTTCCTCAGCATGGTTACTTACAACAAACCAAATTGTCTAATTTTAGCCTAAACAGTAAGATtcttttaaacattaatatatCCACGGTGGGATTAAAGACTTGATGAATTTTGTAAAAGCATTACAATTAACATAGCACCAATGCCTCTTTAGTGGTGCACATAACTAGCTGCTGAAAGAATAGTACGGttcattgattgatttaaattttcttCCCATTTCGCAATTTGAATAAGGACATGTATTTGAGTTTTGACCGCTCAAAGCTCCAAACTTAGTAAAATGAGCATAGGtttaaaaaaataggtttaagATAAAAACAGTAAGCTCATTTTAATGGATTGTAACATTCAGATAGAACAGAGATTATAGAATCCTCAAAGGGGGCACATGAATTTTCACAAAATTGATGGTGTCTAGGGAAAAAACGGTTACCAAGAGGAACAACATGAAAATTAACCGTAAAAGATACGCACGTATACTTATGGATTAAGATATGTTTACCATTGGTATTCCTAAAACTTTGAGGTCCTCATCAGTCATGTGCACAAGAGTGGTCATATCAACCTGTACATAGTAGAAACAGAAAAGAGAACTTCCAGACTATGAACGCATCCGACAAGTGACACATTTTAGCTAAACAAAACAAAGGATAGAAATTACTTACTTCCTCGACTTGAAACGTAATCAGATACTTTTCAAGGCCTAGAGACTGAAGAAAACTCTCCAGAGAAGTATTGGCCTACATCAGAGATGTGCCGCTTAGGTAAGAAAAAAAAGGCTGCAAACAAGACCATCCACACATACACACACATGTGTGCACATTTTAGGTGCTAATGTTTTATCTTTCCTCAAGGATTCCTCCTCAAGGTTACCATAGAGAAATCAAACTTAATAAATGGCTCCTTTTGAACCAATAAAAATGCATGCATCAGGTAGCTTCTAAACTTTAAGTACAAAACAGAAAAGTAACTGCATACCTTTTGCTGAGATGTTTTTTTCCTAGAAGCCACGGTAGCAACTTTTTTAATCTCTGGTTCAGGAGCTTCAACAGCAGCACTTCTCCTAGCAGGTTGAGAAGCAGTCTCCGGCTTCCGTTTAGGTGGATCCAAATTTGCTGGTTGTGCATTCATAGTCCCAGATAGCTTTTCACGTAAATCCCGCACACCAGAAACTGCCCCCTTTACGTGTAGGTGATTTTTCTTTTGAAGCTTCAGCCGAAGATCTTGACCACTGACTTTGCGATCTTCACAAGCCATCaacaaaaaagtcaaaaacaacaacaacaacatcGAACGaatgaataatttaatttgcatCACACAACAGTAGCAACAACTAATCAGTCAATGCATACTCGATAGACGCGGCTCATTATTCTCGTAGAGATCATGTTCCCACTTATCATCCTGCCTTTGCCTGCAAGTACAACATACATAATCAACTTAGAATAACATAATAGTTCAGCAGTAGCATACAAAAGGCACCACACAGAGTCTCATTTTCTTCACATTCTGAATTTAATTGGTATATTTTGCAGCTGGGTCTCAATGCAAagctaaaatgaaaaaaaaatcaa containing:
- the LOC126657668 gene encoding uncharacterized protein LOC126657668, whose translation is MYADRVEAAAGRSVKERLNGNSADDSTRRRQITGKRQRQDDKWEHDLYENNEPRLSNRKVSGQDLRLKLQKKNHLHVKGAVSGVRDLREKLSGTMNAQPANLDPPKRKPETASQPARRSAAVEAPEPEIKKVATVASRKKTSQQKANTSLESFLQSLGLEKYLITFQVEEVDMTTLVHMTDEDLKVLGIPMGPRKKILLALESKG